Proteins encoded in a region of the Triplophysa dalaica isolate WHDGS20190420 chromosome 10, ASM1584641v1, whole genome shotgun sequence genome:
- the LOC130429974 gene encoding uncharacterized protein LOC130429974, protein MVPKGDSVTLETDVTEPQSDDVIEWIFRDEVIATFNKNNSDEERFIDRLKMDNQTGSLIITNIRTEDAGLYKVKISSSSRLKSFLQFITGEGPSYRQFNVIVTDTVGKVENNSVTLNTDVTELKSDDVIQWRFGETLIAEINRKINKISIHDDEIFRDRLKLNDKTGDLTIRDLNTEHTGHYKLKIINSRGTSFTQTEVNVMEGLRSVKLADSVSLGIDVAGIQNDDVIQWRLGDEETPIAEITVGTEPSYDERFRERLKLNPETGDLTISNITSELSGVYRAKISSSRGTTYRTYRVNISVIAYKGESVTLHTDSKIQSGSEIKWIYDKITCLVTGKNGDDSETKYKDDVRFTDRLKMNHETGDLTITDVIATDAGVYKLQIKSKEKISFRIFSVFFKDNTDEKEQDEQKSVCKYENNSVTLNADVTEPQSDDVIQWRFGETLIAEINRNNNKISIHDDVLDERFRDRLKLNDKTGDLTIRDLNTEHTGHYKLKIMNSRGTSYSQFKVYVRENIRSVVLGHPVTLYTDVTGIQRGDVIQWTLETNIKTPIAQMTVGTELSYDGRWRSRMKLDPQTGDLTITNITSELSGVYRAKIHSRSRGTEYRTYRVNISVIAYEGESLTIHTDSKIQRGSEIKWISEDNISLVTGKIGVIRDTKLTDNVRFKDRLKMNHETGDLTITKIKKTDDGVYKLQISSDDKISYKMINVFVNDGPSPDQKQNSVCKYENDSVTLNADVTELKSDDVIQWRFGETLIAEINRKNNKFPTDDEIFRDRLKLNDKTGDLTIRDLNTEHTGHYKLKIINSKGTSYSQFKVYVRENIRSVEFGHSVILYSDVTGIQRDDVIQWTFEDEKTPIAKITGLNKPSYDSPDKRFKERLELNPKTGHLTISNITSELSGVYRAKIISSSRGTEYRTYRVNISVIACEGESLTIHTDSKIQRGSEIKWISENNIILATIMNGVIIDTKYKDDERFKDRLKMNPQTGDLTITDVRWTDAGVYKLHIKSEEKISFRIFMVLIKNKASGKVKDKQKSESAETEENKSAAVDKPSPNEVENE, encoded by the exons ATGGTGCCtaagggagattctgtcactctagAGACTGATGTCACTGAACCTCagtctgatgatgtcatcgagtGGATCTTTAGAGATGAAGTGATAGCCACATTCAATAAGAACAACAGTGATGAAGAGAGATTCatagacagactgaagatggataatcagactggatctctcatcatcacaaacatcagaacagaaGACGCTGGActgtataaagtaaagatcagcAGCAGCAGTCGACTGAAATCATTCCTTCAGTTCATCACCGGTGAAGGACCATCATACCGTCAATTCAATGTTATTGTCACAG ATACAGTTGGTAAAGTGGAAAATAATTCTGTGACTCTGAACACTGATGTTACTGAACTAAAGTCAGATGATGTGATCCAGTGGCGGTTTGGAGAAACTCTCATAGCTGAAATCAATAGAAAGATCAACAAGATCTCTATACATGATGATGAgatattcagagacagactgaagctgaatgataagactggagatctcaccatcagagatctcaacactgaacacactggaCACTATAAACTGAAGATCATCAACAGTAGAGGAACATCATTCACTCAGACTGAAGTTAATGTCATGG AGGGACTCAGATCAGTAAAGTTGGCAGATTCTGTTTCTCTAGGCATTGATGTTGCTGGCATACAGAATGATGATGTGATTCAGTGGAGATTAGGAGATGAAGAAACTCCCATAGCTGAAATCACTGTAGGGACTGAACCCTCAtatgatgagagattcagagagagactgaagctgaaccctgagactggagatctcaccatctcaaacatcacatctgaactctCTGGAGTTTATAGAGCAAAGATCAGCAGCAGTAGAGGAACAACATACAGAACATACAGGGTTAACATCTCTG TGATCGCTTATAAGGGAGAatctgtcactctacacactgacAGTAAAATACAGAGCGGCAGTGAGATCAAGTGGATCTATGATAAGATAACCTGTCTGGTCACTGGAAAGAATGGAGATGACAGTGAGACCAAATATAAAGATGATGTGAGATTTacagacagactgaagatgaatcatgagactggagatctcaccatcacagacGTCATAGCGACAGATGCTGGAGTTTATAAACTACAAATCAAGAGTAAAGAAAAGATCTCATTCAGGATATTCAGTGTTTTCTTCAAGG aCAACACGGATGAAAAAGAACAGGACGAACAGAAATCAG TGTGTAAATATGAGAATAATTCTGTCACTCTGAACGCTGATGTTACTGAACCACAGTCAGATGATGTGATCcagtggaggtttggagaaaCTCTCATAGCTGAAATCAATAGAAATAACAACAAGATCTCTATACATGATGATGTTCttgatgagagattcagagacagactgaagctgaatgataagactggagatctcaccatcagagatctcaacactgaacacactggaCACTATAAACTGAAGATCATGAACAGTAGAGGAACATCATACTCTCAGTTTAAAGTTTATGTCAGGG agaacatCAGATCAGTAGTTTTGGGACATCCTGTCACTCTATACACTGATGTAACTGGAATACAGAGAGGTGATGTGATTCAGTGGACATtagaaacaaatattaaaactcCCATCGCTCAGATGACTGTAGGGACTGAACTCTCATATGATGGGAGATGGAGAAGCAGAATGAAGCTGGAccctcagactggagatctcaccatcacaaacatcacatctgaactctCTGGAGTTTATAGAGCAAAGATCCACAGCAGGAGTAGAGGAACAGAATACAGAACATACAGGGTTAACATCTCTG TTATCGCTTATGAGGGAGAATCTCTCACTATACACACTGACAGTAAAATACAGAGAGGCAGTGAGATCAAGTGGATCTCTGAAGATAACATCAGTCTGGTCACTGGAAAGATTGGAGTCATAAGAGACACCAAGTTAACAGATAATGTgagattcaaagacagactgaagatgaatcatgagactggagatctcaccatcacaaagatCAAAAAGACAGATGATGGAGTTTATAAACTACAGATCAGCAGTGATGATAAGATCTCATACAAGATGATTAATGTTTTTGTCAACG ACGGCCCTTCTCCAGATCAGAAGCAGAACTCAG TGTGTAAATATGAGAATGATTCTGTGACTCTGAACGCTGATGTTACTGAACTAAAGTCAGATGATGTGATCcagtggaggtttggagaaaCTCTCATAGCTGAAATCAATAGAAAGAACAACAAGTTCCCTACAGATGATGAgatattcagagacagactgaagctgaatgataagactggagatctcaccatcagagatctcaacactgaacacactggaCACTATAAACTGAAGATCATCAACAGTAAAGGAACATCATACTCTCAGTTTAAAGTTTATGTCAGGG agaacatCAGATCAGTAGAGTTTGGACATTCTGTCATTCTATACTCTGATGTTACTGGAATACAGAGAGATGATGTGATTCAGTGGACATTTGAAGATGAAAAAACTCCCATAGCTAAAATCACTGGACTGAATAAACCCTCATATGACTCGCCTGATAAGAGATTCAAAGAGAGACTGGAGCTGAACCCAAAGACTGGACATCTCACCATCtcaaacatcacatctgaactctCTGGAGTTTATAGAGCAAAGATCATCAGCAGCAGTAGAGGAACAGAATACAGAACATACAGGGTTAACATCTCTG TGATCGCTTGTGAGGGAGAATCTCTCACTATACACACTGACAGTAAAATACAGAGAGGCAGTGAGATCAAGTGGATCTCTGAAAATAACATCATTCTGGCCACTATAATGAATGGAGTCATAATAGACACTAAATATAAagatgatgagagattcaaagacagactgaagatgaatcctcagactggagatctcaccatcacagacGTCAGATGGACAGATGCTGGAGTTTATAAACTACACATCAAGAGTGAAGAAAAGATCTCATTCAGGATATTCATGGTTTTGATCAAGA ataaggCTTCTGGAAAAGTAAAGGACAAACAGAAATCAG AATCAGCAGaaactgaagaaaataaatcagcAGCGGTTGACAAGCCTTCACCGAATGAAGTAGAAAATGAATGA
- the LOC130429866 gene encoding uncharacterized protein LOC130429866: MKCVTSPPATGCSSRLTQTSSGVFSESVSVTEGDSVTLSVNLTEVKDKISWKFGAQDVVIAEINVVHDNMRLYEERPDGRFRDRLKLDQTGSLIITNITNKHSGLYQVINTNTGKQLNIFNITAYAHLSVPVITRDSSSSSSKCSVLCSVMNVSHVSLSWYKRKSLLSSISVSEHRNINISLHLECLDDSYTCVINNPITNQTQHLNTDVCHKCSGVFSESVSVTEGDSVTLSVDLTEVKDKISWKFGAQEVVIAEIIVVNKNINKILHKERPDGRFRDRLKLDQTGSLIITNITNTHSGLYKVINTTSGKQLNMQHYCLCSSACSCHLQLFIIFSVFIVNLFSVVFSDEYVSEEDNICKCTFTEAVIRLVVSALVGVAAVAVVVYDVRSRRDEQKKKRSYQKIRSDIELNTLDSAGC; the protein is encoded by the exons ATGAAGTGTGTGACCTCCCCGCCTGCAACCGGCTGCTCTAGTAGATTAACTCAAACTTCCTCTG gtgtgtttagtGAGTCTGTGTCAGTGACTGaaggagattctgtcactctgtcTGTGAATCTCACTGAAGTGAAAGATAAAATCTCATGGAAGTTTGGAGCTCAAGATGTTGTCATAGCTGAGATCAATGTAGTGCACGATAACATGAGATTATATGAAGAGAGACCTGACgggagattcagagacagactgaagctggatcaaactggatctctcatcatcacaaacatcacaaacaaacactctggactttatcaagTCATCAACACCAACACAGGAAAACAACTCAATATATTCAACATTACTGCCTACG CTCATctgtctgttcctgtcatcacCAGAGACTCTTCATCATCGAGCTCAAAGTGTTcagtgttgtgttcagtgatgaatgtgtcacatgtgagtctctcctggtacaaaagaaagagtttattgtccagcatcagtgtgtctgaacacAGAAACATCAACATCTCTCTTCATCTGGAGTGTCTGGATGATTCTTACACATGTGTgatcaacaatcccatcacaaaccagactcaacatctcaacactGATGTCTGTCACAAGTGTTCAG GTGTGTTTAGTGAGTCTGTGTCAGTGACTGaaggagattctgtcactctgtcTGTGGATCTCACTGAAGTGAAAGATAAAATCTCATGGAAGTTTGGAGCTCAAGAAGTTGTCATAGCTGAGATCATTGTAgtgaacaaaaacataaacaagatATTACATAAAGAGAGACCTGACgggagattcagagacagactgaagctggatcaaactggatctctcatcatcacaaacatcacaaacacacactctggactttataaagtCATCAACACCACCTCAGGAAAACAACTCAATATGCAACAttactgtctatg ctcgtctgcctgttcctgtcatctccaactcttcatcatcttcagtgtCTTCATTGTCAACTTGTTtagtgttgtgttcagtgatgaat ATGTCTCTGAAGAAGACAACATCTGCAAGTGTACTTTTACTGAAGCTGTGATCCGATTGGTCGTCTCTGCTCTGGTGGGAGTGGCTGCTGTTGCTGTTGTGGTTTATGACGTCAGATCCAGAAGAGATGAACAGAAGAAGAAGAGATCATATCAGAAGATAAGATCAGACATTGAGTTAAACACACTTGATTCAGCTGGGTGTTAG